The window CGCGGTTAGTCCGCAGGCAGGAGGTGTCCCATGATCAGTATGGTGGATGTTTTCCAGAAATCGCGCCGTGTTCAAAGAGCACGGCTGGCTGGATTGATGCTTGCTCTCGGAGCCGGCTGGGCGGTGGCGGGCTTGATGTCGACGCCGGCCGCTGCGCTCGATACGAACTGGAAAGGGGTCTGCACGTTTCCGATGGCGCCGCAGGCGTATAACGAGATGATGCGTGAGCGCGTCTGCCTCGATCAGAACTATTGTCAGCAGATGGCCAATGCACAGGGCAGTGCCTATACAGGCAATGGCTGCATCATGGTCGCGCCGTCATTCTCCGCGGAGCAGCGGCCCCAGGGGCGTTCGGCTTACACCAGGCGCTAGCCGCGGCACGCGAATCCAGGCAGAGCTTGCGAATACTTCAATCGCTCTGCCTGGATCGCCCCGATGCGACGGCCCGGCCACGTTGGCAAGTCGCCGGATCGAAGACCGGCCGCGATTTCAAGTCGGCAAACATTTATGCGCCCAAGTCGACACGAAGAAGTGAACTTCGATCACTCATGCGCTGCAAGCATGTCAATTTCTGGAGCTGGTGACTATCTGCGCGGTTGAAGGGGCGATGTCCTTCAATTAGCCGCGGCTGCCGCCGCCAGAGGTCTTCCATGATCAATGAAACCAGAATAGCCCGGCACGCCTTGCGAGCACCGCTTGCCGCGGCAGCCTTCGCAATCGCCACTGGCTTCGTCACGCTCGGTCTCGGTAACGGCCCTGCAGCAGCCCAGTCGACGAACTGGGAGGAAGGCTGCGCGATGCGCGTCGTCACGCCAGGTTCGGGTGATATTCTGCGGACGATGAACTGCGCTCGCCAGAAGGAATGCCAGCAGATGGCAAACGCCCGGGGCAGCATGATGATGGGTATGGGCTGCTTCGGCGTCGAGCCGCAGGGCCCGGCTCCGGTCGCGCAGCAGGCCGGCAAGACCCGGCCGGCGCGGCAGCAGTAAGGCACTCTCATCGCAGCCTTGGCGGCCGCGGCTCCGCGCCGCGACCGCCAAGGCAGTTTTTGTTGCGCTGCCCCTAGCGGGCGCGTCTCACGCGTGATATCGGGCCTCGTCAACTCGGCTTAGGGCATATCCGCCCTGCCCCTTTTCAGTGCCGGCCGCACCGGCCCCGGAGTTGACGATGGCGACGATCACTGACGGTCTCATTCGCGACGGTTTGACCTTCGACGATGTGCTGCTCGAGCCCGGCCCGTCCGAGGTGATGCCGAGCGATGTCGACATCTCGACCAAGCTGACCAAGACCATCTCGCTGAACCTGCCGATCATTGCCTCGGCAATGGACACGGTCACCGAAGCCAAGATGGCGATCGCCATGGCGCAGGCCGGCGGCCTCGGCGTCGTGCATCGCAACCTCGACCCCGACCAGCAGGCGGCGCAGGTCCGCCTCGTCAAGAAGTTCGAGTCGGGGATGATCGCTAACCCGATCATCATCCACCCGGACGAGACGCTGGCCGATGCGCTGGCCCTGATGAAGAACAATGGGATTTCCGGCATTCCGGTGGTCGAGCGCGGTCCGCAGGGGCACAACGGCAAGCTCGTCGGCATCCTGACCAATCGCGACGTGCGTTTCGCCGCCAATCCCGAGCAGCCCGTCTCGGAGCTGATGACCAAGGACCGGCTGATCACGGTGCGCGAGGGCGTCGGCCAGGACGAGGCGCGGCGCCTGCTGCACCAGTTCCGGATCGAGAAGCTTCTGGTGGTCGACGACCATTATCGCTGCATCGGCCTGATCACCGTCAAGGACATGGAAAAGCAGGTCACCCACCCGCACGCCGCCAAGGACTCGCAGGGAAGACTGCTGGTCGCGGCCGCCACCACGACCGGCGATCAGGGCTTCGAGCGTTCGGAGCTTCTGATCGATGCTGGTGTCGACATCATCGTCGTCGATACCGCCCACGGCCACTCCGCCAAGGTGCTGGAGGCGGTGACGCGGGTGAAGAAGCTTTCCAATACCGTCCAGATCATCGCCGGCAATGTCGCGACTGCCGGCGGTGCGCAGGCCCTGATCGATGCCGGCGCCGACGCGGTCAAGGTTGGTATCGGCCCGGGCTCGATCTGCACGACACGGATCGTCGCCGGCGTCGGCGTACCTCAGCTAACCGCGATCATGGATGCAGCCTCTGCCGCACAGAAGGCGGGTATCCCGGTGATCGCCGATGGCGGCATCAAGTATTCGGGCGATCTCGCCAAGGCACTCGCCGCCGGCGCCTCCTGCGCCATGGTCGGCTCACTGCTTGCGGGCACTGACGAGACGCCTGGTGAGGCCTTCCTCTATCAGGGCCGCTCCTACAAGGCCTATCGCGGCATGGGCTCGGTCGGCGCGATGGCGCGCGGCTCGGCGGACCGCTACTTCCAGCAGGACATCAAGGATGCGCTGAAGCTGGTGCCAGAGGGCATCGAGGGCCAGGTCGCCTATAAGGGGCCAGTCTCCAGCGTTCTGCACCAGCTCGCCGGCGGCCTGCGCGCCGCGATGGGTTATGTCGGCGGCCGCAATCTCGAGGACTACCGCAGCAAGGCGCGATTCATCCGTATCACCAGCGCCGGCCTGCGCGAGAGCCACGTCCACGACGTGACCATCGTGCGCGAGAGCCCGAACTACCCGACGCGCTCCTAACGCTGGATCGCCATAAGGCGATCCATCTTTTCATCGCGCATCGGATCAGCCCGAAAACCAGGACCACTTTTCGGTCCGATGCATCAGGACGAGGCCGACATGACGCTCAAGCTGGTCTATCCGGCGCTGGCCCAGATCCTCTGGAGCTTTGTTGTCCTCGTCATCATGTTCCTGCGCCGCCAGAAGGCCTTCGCCAATCGCGAGGTTCGGCTGGCGGACATTGCGGTCTCGACCGAACGCTATCCGGAGCCGGCGCGGCTCGCAGCGGCCAATTTCAGTAATCAGTTCGAAACTCCGCTCCTGTTCTTCGCGCTGATCCTGATCGCGATGCATGTCTGCGCGACTGGCTATGTTATGGCGGCGCTAGCCTGGGCTTATGTCGCGACCCGGATTGTGCATACACTGATCCACACTGGCTCGAACAGGCTGCAACGACGCGCGATCGTCTTCGCAATTGGCGTCGCATGCTTGTTTTTCATGTGGCTCGGCATCGTGATTGCCGTCGTCTGAGCGCCTTTTCTTTGCGCACGCAAGACGTGCACCGGCGAGTTCTCACTGCCGATTCGTCTGCTCTGTCACATCCTCGCTACAGCGACCGATAAACCGTAATCGACACTTGCGTCCCAACTGCGCCCTCTTCATGCTAAATACTTGCGGTGAGGATGGTTTGGGGAGCGGCCGTCCGACAGGGTCGGCGTGGTGCTCCCCGTGGCGCAAGGCTTTCTATGGCAGTGCTGACTTTCGGGCGTGTGGCTCTGTTCTCGGCCGCGGGCGTTCTCGCCGCGGGCGCGTTTCTTCATGTGACCGGGCGCCCTGTGCCATGGCCTCTCGACCAGATTCCTTACGGTAAGGTGATCTCGGCGCCGGCGCAGCCGGCAGCAACTGCAACCGCCCCCGCAGCCGGCGGTAGTCGCTCCGGCCAGGCCAACCGGCCGCCGGTGACCATCGTCACCGCCAAGGTCGAGCGCCGCCCGATGCCGGTCCGGATCGATGCGATCGGCACGGT is drawn from Bosea sp. Tri-49 and contains these coding sequences:
- a CDS encoding MAPEG family protein, which encodes MTLKLVYPALAQILWSFVVLVIMFLRRQKAFANREVRLADIAVSTERYPEPARLAAANFSNQFETPLLFFALILIAMHVCATGYVMAALAWAYVATRIVHTLIHTGSNRLQRRAIVFAIGVACLFFMWLGIVIAVV
- the guaB gene encoding IMP dehydrogenase, with the protein product MATITDGLIRDGLTFDDVLLEPGPSEVMPSDVDISTKLTKTISLNLPIIASAMDTVTEAKMAIAMAQAGGLGVVHRNLDPDQQAAQVRLVKKFESGMIANPIIIHPDETLADALALMKNNGISGIPVVERGPQGHNGKLVGILTNRDVRFAANPEQPVSELMTKDRLITVREGVGQDEARRLLHQFRIEKLLVVDDHYRCIGLITVKDMEKQVTHPHAAKDSQGRLLVAAATTTGDQGFERSELLIDAGVDIIVVDTAHGHSAKVLEAVTRVKKLSNTVQIIAGNVATAGGAQALIDAGADAVKVGIGPGSICTTRIVAGVGVPQLTAIMDAASAAQKAGIPVIADGGIKYSGDLAKALAAGASCAMVGSLLAGTDETPGEAFLYQGRSYKAYRGMGSVGAMARGSADRYFQQDIKDALKLVPEGIEGQVAYKGPVSSVLHQLAGGLRAAMGYVGGRNLEDYRSKARFIRITSAGLRESHVHDVTIVRESPNYPTRS